The following are encoded together in the Portunus trituberculatus isolate SZX2019 chromosome 25, ASM1759143v1, whole genome shotgun sequence genome:
- the LOC123508799 gene encoding M-phase inducer phosphatase 3-like, translating to MNAQDMYDSELQFSEDDFSPKSNMALSHHDTLSTSYRQLLLSTSICDVPQSQSGLFGSTQLSNCSLPDNHGSSFEPSMRGPAFNPWHHKVTSKLKQENSVSSYSLASLPSCSNVGPLKQIQNVMNRSVDSSPLKKKCKMMLPYQKLAFSSQDFISDDFDTSPHDSGHFESSKKTTTATGSLSPAQAEGQRPLKGCSSLILDEDDAVVMTELMNEVTHEDQEFLPSPIHVDKLCSPPKTLSCLSVKHHPFSQVHKPMAGKENVYPLKRSHSEWGARTVESKLGELDASSSFSDPKVLETHITVMKALSRSFENEENLTGDFSKALLLPVLEIRKHSDLWSISVHTLADVIKGKYNGKLASCRIIDCRYPYEYDGGHIKGAEMWHLPELVSEHLKAKKNAPFIASEEELRHIMVFHCEFSTERGPKAQRLLRQIDRTANKKNYPALHFPEVYLLEGGYNAFFKKYSELCTPCNYVRMVDPKHNEDLKHFKAKSKSWDSGKEYSKICIRFPRLELS from the coding sequence ATGAATGCCCAAGATATGTATGACAGTGAGCTTCAATTTAGTGAAGATGATTTCTCACCCAAGTCAAACATGGCTTTGTCCCATCATGACACTCTCTCCACTTCATACAGACAACTGTTACTCTCCACCAGTATTTGTGACGTGCCTCAGTCTCAGTCTGGCCTCTTTGGCTCAACTCAACTTTCAAATTGCTCACTGCCAGACAACCATGGTTCCAGCTTTGAGCCCAGCATGAGGGGACCTGCTTTCAATCCTTGGCACCACAAAGTTACATCCAAACTCAAGCAAGAAAATTCTGTCTCCTCATATTCTCTAGCCAGTCTTCCTTCCTGCAGTAATGTTGGTCCCTTAAAACAAATTCAGAATGTGATGAATAGGAGCGTGGATTCCAGTCCtcttaaaaagaaatgtaagatgATGTTACCTTACCAGAAGCTTGCCTTCTCTTCTCAGGATTTTATCTCAGATGATTTTGATACATCACCTCATGACAGTGGGCACTTTGAAAGTAGCAAAAAGACTACCACAGCCACAGGCTCATTATCTCCTGCTCAAGCTGAAGGACAAAGGCCTCTCAAAGGGTGTTCATCACTCATCCTTGATGAAGATGATGCAGTTGTGATGACAGAGCTCATGAATGAAGTGACACATGAAGATCAGGAATTCTTACCTTCCCCCATACATGTGGATAAGTTGTGTTCACCACCCAAAACCctatcctgtctgtctgtcaagcATCATCCCTTTTCTCAGGTTCATAAACCTATGGCAGGCAAAGAGAATGTGTATCCCTTAAAACGATCACATTCAGAATGGGGTGCCAGAACTGTAGAAAGTAAACTTGGGGAGCTGGATGCATCCAGCTCATTCTCTGACCCAAAGGTCTTGGAAACCCACATCACCGTAATGAAGGCATTAAGCAGAAGTtttgaaaatgaagagaatcTCACTGGTGACTTCTCTAAGGCTTTGTTGCTTCCTGTTCTTGAGATAAGGAAACACTCTGACCTTTGGTCTATAAGTGTTCATACTCTAGCAGATGTTATTAAGGGCAAGTACAATGGTAAACTTGCCTCCTGCAGAATCATTGACTGCAGGTACCCATATGAATATGATGGAGGACACATAAAGGGAGCAGAAATGTGGCACTTGCCAGAGTTAGTGTCTGAGCACCTGAAAGCTAAGAAAAATGCTCCATTCATTGCTAGCGAGGAAGAACTAAGACACATCATGGTATTTCATTGTGAGTTCTCTACAGAAAGAGGACCCAAAGCACAGCGGCTGCTGCGGCAGATTGACCGTACTGCCAACAAGAAAAATTATCCTGCTCTTCATTTTCCTGAAGTGTACTTGCTGGAAGGAGGTTATAATGCCTTCTTTAAGAAATACTCAGAGCTGTGCACACCCTGCAACTATGTGAGGATGGTTGATCCCAAACATAATGAGGATCTGAAACACTTTAAAGCCAAGTCCAAGTCCTGGGATAGTGGGAAGGAATACTCCAAGATCTGCATACGCTTCCCTAGGCTGGAATTATCTTAA